TTAATAGTAAAGCAAGTAAATTTGTAATACTACTTCTAATAAAAGAAGGCAACCAATGAAAGTCTTCAAACTCAAAAAGTTGTATCCGTTTCATAAAAGATGCTTTTTTGATTTTAAAGATACAGAAAAACCCTTACTATTTATAAGGGTTTTAATAGATACTTGTTTGAAGTAAGTATGAATATTTTTAAAAAAGGAAGATGTATCGAGAATAGATCGGTTGTTTGAAAAATTTAGTTCTCGACACAAACTGTCCTTAATTATTATTGTAATTTATATAAAGAGATGTATGTTTAACAACACCCGCCACCATCATAATGATAAGTAGACTCACTAATAAAAATATCATCTCTACCTAAGTCAGCTAAAGCTTGTGCAGTTTTATCACAAATAGCAATAGGTTGATTCTTTAATAAAGTATGCCCTTTTTTATCATCAAAATAATCTTCGTCACCAAAGTAAATTGCAGCTTTTCCTGTGAAAACACAAGGTCCATCTTCTGGCATTGGATCTTTAATAGCAGCTACTTCAATAGATTCGATGTAGATTAACTCATCTGTCGGGTAGTTCTTCGGGTCTAAGATTCGATAAGGTTTTCTTGCTCTAATTTCAATCGTTCCAAAACCAGCATCCGTTAACATTTTCACATATTCTGCAATTGGTAAGCTTCCACTTAAACAAAGTGCACGTAGACGTTCATCGTTACGCAATGTTTCATTCATTGGTTGCTCACAGGTAGGGTCACTCATTACCAAACGCCCGTGTGGTTTTAAAACACGATACATCTCTGCAATCGCTTTTTTTAAGTCGTCTGTTTTAAAGATGTTAAATAAACAGTTTTGCGCTGCAACATCTACTGAATTGTCTTCTACAGGTAAGTTTAGCGCATCTCCTTTACGTAGATCTACAAACTCGCTTTTGAACCAGTCGTTTTCCTCTTCTGCTATTTTAAAGTTTTTGCGAGAAGCCTCCAGCATTTCATCTACAACATCTAATCCAATTACGCCTCCTTTGTTTCTGTTAAAGTAAGCAAATTGTAATAATTCCATTCCTCCACCAACACCGACATAAAGCATTTTAGGATTGTTGGTTAAATCACGAGCATGCACCGTTGAACCACATCCGTAATTCATTTCTTGCATGATTCTAGGTATTTTTAAACCTGGTAACTCCCAAATAGGATTGGTTGTGCAACATAAGCCAACATCAGGAGTTAAGGCAGCTTCTTTATATACATCTTTTGTAGTTTCTAAATAACTCATCTATTTGTCTTTTTTTATTAAAAAGTCTATTGAAAATTTATCTAAACTTTTAGGAAGTAATAGTAAACCTACTAAAAGTATTGTTCTGTACATTACATGAGACAAATCCCATATAGGGTCTTTCATTCCATGACCAATTGTAACAATTACTAATACAGAAGCTAAAAAATACAGAGCAAGATCTCTTTTAAAACCTATAATTAGTAATAGTCCACCTATTAACTCTATGATAGAAGTATAATAAGCAGTGAAAAGTAACAAAAAATCAGGAAGTAGGTCGGTGTAACTTTTAAGAAAAAAGTTCTCATATACATTATTTAATCCAAATTTAAAGACTTTTCCAAATCCTTGGAAAAAGAAAACAAATCCCAGAATTAAACGCATGGTTGCTACCGCTATTTGCTGATTTCGAATCACTATATTTCTTTAATTAATTCTTTGAAAAGTGTAATCATTTTAGGTTCAGCCTTACCAGCTACTTCAATGATTTCTTCAATATTAACTGGTTGCAGGTTTTTTGGATCGCACTCATCAGTTAACACAGATACAGCAGCACATGGTAATTGTAAATGTTTTGCTACAATAACTTCAGGTACAGTGCTCATTCCAACGGCGTCAACCTCTAAAATCTGGAGCATTCTGTATTCGGCTCTTGTTTCTAATTGAGGACCTACAACACTTGCATATACACCTTCTTTCAAGTCTATGTCGTTAGCTTTCGCAATAGCTTTCATTTTTGTATTTAATTCTTTTGAATAAGGTTCTAACATGTCCGCAAAAAGGTCACCTAATTCTCCCGATCCTTTAAATGCTAAAGGAGAACTTCCTTGCAGGTTTAAATGGTCTTCTATTACCATTAAATGACCTTTTTTAAAGTTTAAATTTACAGCACCAGCAGCATTTGAAATTAATAAGGTTTTAATACCTAAAGCGTGTAAAGTTCTAATTCCGTAAGTAACCTCCCATAAATTGTAACCTTCATAAACATGAAAGCGACCTGACATAACAAGTACTTTTTTTCCAGAGAGTGTACCGTAAATTAGTTTTCCTGAATGAAACTCTACTGTAGCTTGAGGGAAATGTGGAATTTCTGAATATGGAATTTCATGCGCTATGTCTATTTCATTTACTAGTTTACCCAAACCAGTACCCAGTACAATTCCAATTTCTGGATTAGTAATTCCTTTATCTTGAAGAAACGTTTTTGTTTCTTGTAAGTCTAATTGTTTTTTTAGCATTTTTAGTTTTGTGTTTGACGTTGTATCACAAAGTTGTTGTTTTAGAAATGTAAACTTTGCTTGACTAAAGTTTATAAAAAACGATCGAATGCAGGGTTGCCTTTAATGTCATCAAAAACATCTACATCGTTTAAGGTTTCTAACAAATGTACTGAAACCTTTTGTAAGTCATTTAAACTATTGTGTAGTACTGTTGAGGTACCCCATTCTTTATTTTTAAAAAGATTATCATGTAGTTTTTTCATTCCTAGTAAGTAATACCCTCCATCTTCTGCTGGACCAAAAACAACATCGTGCAAATTGAGCTTTTCGAAAGCTTCGTTGATGTGTTTTTCTTGTAAATCAAATAAGTCACTACCAATTATCAACACCTTGTCATACTGGTCGTCAAAAGCTTGTTGAAAAGCATTTTGCATTCGTACTCCTAGGTCTTCTCCTGTTTGTGCATACTTATGATAAGCAGTAGTATCCCAAATGTCATTTTCTCTAATTTTTACAGAATAATAAACAGCTTTATCACAATTTAGTTTTTCTGTAACTTCTTTAGTATGATTTAATAAGAATTTATAAATGTTTAGTGCAGATTCATCGCCAATAGTTTTGGCTAAACGAGTTTTTACTTTTCCTAGTTCTGGATTTCTAGTAAATATTAACAATAGGTTCTTATTCATATATCTTTTCTCCTTTGTATAACCACTTACTCCATTCTTTATTGAAGGTGTGGACTTTTTCAGTGGGTTTGTTTTCTTTGTTTACTAAAGTGTTGTTTTGGTTTTTCCACTCAAAAATACCACCGTACAAATTGAAAATATTTGTATATCCTTGTTTTTGAAGTTTTTCAGCAATGTCCTCAGAGCGAATGCCTAAAGAGCAGTATACCACAATTTTGGTGTTTTTATTTTGAGGGAGTTTTTTTAAGGTTTTCTCTAAGTTGAAAAAATCATAACCAACGCAAATAGCATTTTTAAGATGGCTTATTTCAAATTCTTTGGGTTCTCGAGCATCTAATAAAATAACATTGTTTTCGTTCTGTAACTCTGTTATTGAAATATACGGAACACTTTCTGTGTTGTATTTTTTAAGCAACTGATTTAAATTCTTTTGAGAAAAAGAATTTAAACTAATTAAGAGAAGAAAGAAAACAATATTTTTCATGGTTTAAGCTACGGTTCCTTGACAGCTACTTCCTGCTCCTGCAGTACAGCCATAGCAGTGTTGGTTGATAATAATATTTCTGTTTTGTAACAACTCTTCATTATATTCAGATATATGCTTTGCTTTACTAGCTACTTTTAAGTTTAGCATTTGATTAAAATCGCAATCATATAAGTAACCATCCCAACTTACAGATAATGTATTGGTACACATTACATTTTCAACGGCCATTGGATTGTAAGCTTCTACTAAAGCATACATATAATCTTCATAGTTTTCAGAAGCAATTAAATAGTCTAAAAATCTGCTAATAGGCAAATTCGTAATGGCAAATAAACTATTAAATGAGATGCTAAAATCTTCATCTAAAGCCTTTTTGAAATCATTTTCTAATGCAGCTTGATCTCCAGGTAAGAAAGCCCCTGAAGGATTGTAAACCAAGTCTAGTTGTAATCCTGTTCCATCAACTCCATATCCAACTTCATTTAGCATTTGTAATGCTTTGATAGATTTATCGAAAACCCCATCACCACGTTGTTTATCTGTTTTTCCACGGGTCCAATGTGGCATTGATGAAACCACATGAACATTATGTTTCTTAAAGAATTCAGGTAAATCGTAATACTTTTTGTTGGCCCTAATTATGGTAAGGTTAGAGCGTACAATAAAATCTTTAATACCAGCTTTTGATGCTTCTTCAACGAACCAACGGAAATTTGGATTCATTTCGGGCGCTCCACCTGTTAAATCTAAAGTGTGAGCTCCTGTTTTTCGAATTACATCTAAACATTGTTCCATGGTTTCTCTGGTCATGATTTCTTTTCTGTCAGGACCGGCATCTACATGGCAATGTGCACATACTTGGTTGCACATATAACCAACATTTATTTGTAGTATTTCTAGTTTTTTAGGTTGTAAAGGAAACTGATTGGTTTCTTTTATTTTTTCAGCAAACGTGGGTAATTCACCATCAGCAAAAATTCCATTAGATAAAATTTCAAGCTGACGTTGGGTGTTTGCTAAGTCGTTATTTCTAGATTTTAAAGATTTTTTCATCTTGTAAATTTGTGTCAGGTCGAGCGCAGTCGAGACCTTTATGCTATTTCTCAACTGCGCTTGAGAAAACGTATTTAAGAGACGTTTTACATCTCCAGTTTATTCACTTTGTTCATCATTTGAACTCCATGAACTAAGGTAGCACCACTTTTGATGGCTGCTCCAACATGAATGGCTTCCATCATTTCTTCTTTGGTAATTCCACGTTGTAAGCCGTCTTTTGTATACGCGTCAATACAGTATGGGCATTGCTCGGTATGTGCTACTGCTAAAGCAATTAAACTTTTTTCACGAGCAGTTAAAGCACCTTCTTCGAAGACTTTTCCATAATAATCAAAGAACTTGTTACCAAGTTCTTCGCTCCATTCTGTTATTTTACCAAACTTACGTAAGTCTGCAGGGTCATAATATGTTTTAGACATGTTTCTTTGTTTCTATATGAAAAGTAAAAGTACCAAATAGTTTTTACAATTATTAGTGAGTCCCGTTGATGAACATGGGGGTTACTTTCCGTTTAAACTCCAGTCATATTCTAAATAACTAACTTTAGGGTTGTTATTAACCTTAGTTTTTGAGTATTTATTAATAAAGTCTATAAGGCTTCCTTTTTTAGTAAAATCTCCTTTGAACCATTCGAATATTTTAGATAATTGAACTTTGTTTTGTGAAATCTTATTTCTCTTAGTGTCATTGATAAACTTTCTCATTAATAAATCTGTTTTTGACTCGTAATTACTTTCTGTAAAAGCATAGTTTGGTAATTTCGGACAAGATCCTGAGGCACAGTTTACCGCAACATGAATTTTAGGGTCATTGTACTTTTTACGTAAAATCTCATGTTCAATTTGATTTAAAGTGTAAATTTTTCCTCCAACTTTGGCAAAAGGTATTTCCCAAGCATTTTTCCCTTTCTTTTTAATCTTCATAATGCTTTTAAGTGGGTAGTTATCTAAAATTAATTTGATAGTGTATGCGTTATAAGCGTTTGCCCAAAAAGCTTTTGCTTTTGCAGGAGACCAAGATTTCTGAGGTTTTGTTTCTGCCAAATAATTTAAATAAGTCTGAAGCTTGGCTTCATCCGCTTTAAAATTCTTATAGTTTACATTTCCTTTTGGATCTACGTGCTTTTTTAACAATGCGCTATAAGCACTTGTTTGTGCATTTGTATTTAAGAAAAAAGTTAAACTTAAAAGTAAAAATATCTTTTGCATGATTTCGATTTTGAGTTTTAGACGTGAGTATAAGGTATACATTACAAAGAATATTCCAAAAAAAATCTTAAAACAAAAAAAGCCTTAACAAATAAATGTTAAGGCTTTTGTACTGAAGGCGGGACTTGAACCCGCACGGGCATTACGGCCCATTGGATTTTAAGTCCAACGTGTCTACCAATTCCACCACTTCAGCGTTTATACTGTTATATGACTACTTTTTAAAGTTAAAATTAAGCCTCACTCGTTTAAAAGTGAGGCTTAGTACTGAAGGCGGGACTTGAACCCGCACGAGCATTACGGCTCATTGGATTTTAAGTCCAACGTGTCTACCAATTCCACCACTTCAGCATAATCTCTTTAAAAGGATTGAGCGAAAGACGGGATTTGAACCCGCGACCCTCACCTTGGCAAGGTGATGCTCTACCCCTGAGCTACTTTCGCGTAGTCATTTTTATTTTTAAGAACTTGTGCATTACTGCGAATGCGGGTGCAAATATAACACCATTTTTTTAATTACAAAGCAGTTTTTTAATTTTTTATTATTTATTTCAATGTGGTTTGGAGTAAAAATAAGAAGGTGAGGTTTTTAGCTGTATTACTATGTTGAAATTTAAAAATGAACCGTAAAGATTTTAATACTATATAATGTAGTAAAGCTATGGTTATTCAGATGGAATCAAATATCTTTGCAAAAATTTTTTAGAACAATATAGAGTGGAATCGGTTTCAACTTTAAAAAATAAAACTACAATTAAAGAATTGTTCTCTGATTTTAAGCAGCTTACAAAAGTTGGTTTGTCGGTAAGTGTTGTTTTTACATCTGTAACTGGATATTTGTTAGGTGCAGAAGAAATAAATTCAACAATCATTTTACTATTGGCAATTGGTGGATATTTAATGGTTGGTGCATCAAATGCATTTAATCAGGTGATAGAAAAAGATATTGATGCTGTAATGCAACGTACAAAAAATCGTCCATTGCCATCGGGAAGAATGTCTACAACTACTGCTTTAATAATCGCAACGGTATTTACAATTGCAGGTATTGCAATATTATATTCGATCAATGCAAAATGTGCATTATTTGGTGCAATTTCTATATTTCTTTATACAAGTGCTTATACTCCTTTAAAAGCGGTAACTCCGTTAGCGGTGTTTGTTGGAGCTATTCCAGGAGCCATTCCTTTTATGTTAGGCTGGGTAGCTGCTACTGGTAAATTCGGAGTAGAAGCTGGGTTTCTATTTATGATTCAGTTTTTTTGGCAGTTTCCCCATTTTTGGGCGATTGGTTGGTTGCAATATGAAGAATATAAAAAAGCAGGATTACACATGCTTCCTATGGATAAAAAAGACAAAGGAGCTGTGGCGCAAATTATATTTTATACCTGTGTAATGATAATGATGTCTGTAGCCCCAGTTTTAAAAGTAACAGGAGCTTTTTATATTCATCCAATTACGGCTGTTATTGTGTTCTTGTTAGGAACGTTGATGCTTTACTATGCATTCATCTTATACAAGACAGAGAAGAATACAGATGCAAGAAAATTAATGTTGGCAAGTGTTTTTTATATAACCATAGTGCCAATTATATATGTAGTAGATAAATTTTTACATTAATGAGTGAGCAAACTTTACAAGAAGAGTTAAAAGTTGGTAAAAGAAAGTCGGCAAAGCCAATGTTATGGATTTCCATGATTAGTATGGTGATGTTTTTTGCAGGATTAACAAGTGCATACATTGTTAGTCAAAAGAGAGAAGATTGGGTGTCTTTTGATTTGCCAGACGCATTTTACATTAGTACAGTGTTAATTGTATTAAGTAGTCTTACCTTATATCTGTCTCAAAACTTTTTAAAGAAGAACAATTGGAACCTTTCTTTCATGTTATTAATTACGACATTAGTATTAGGATTAGGTTTTGTTTGGTATCAATACGTAGGATTTAATGAATTAAGAGCAGCTGGGTTATATTTTACAGGACCAGAAAGTACCGTGTCTACATCCTTTATTATCGGTATTACTTTTATGCACGTTTTACACCTGTTAGGAGGAGTGATTGTGTTATTGGTTGTTATTTATAATCATTTTAAAAAGAAATATTCATCTACTGATATGCTTGGTTTTGAGTTGGGTGCAATCTTCTGGCATTTCGTAGATTTACTATGGATACTGTTATTTTTATTCTTTAAGTTTTACAAATAATATAAAATGCGTAATTTTGGCGCACTGTTTTAACAAAAATTAACAAAAAGAGATTTATGGGAGCAAATATTGCTGTAAATTCTGACAAAAAAGAGACCTGGGGCGGAGGTGGTGTGAAACCATTTGGCGCTAGTTATGGTAAAATGATGATGTGGTTTTTCATCTTATCAGATGCGTTAACCTTTTCTGGGTTTTTAGCAGCGTATGGTTTAACACGTTTTAAATTTATTGACTCATGGCCAATCGCTGATGAGGTATTTACGCACATTCCGTTTTTTCACGGTAATTATCCAATGATTTACGTTGCCTTTATGACGTTTATCTTAATTGTATCTTCGGTAACAATGGTGTTAGCAGTAGATGCAGGTCATAAAATGCAACAAAAGAAGGTAGCAACATATATGTTTATTACCATTATTTTTGGTATTATCTTCGTTGGATCTCAGGCTTGGGAATGGAAAACATTTATTAATGGTTCTTATGGAGCTGTTAAAACTTCTGATAATCATATTTTACAATTTGTCAAAGACGGTCATCAAGTGGCTTTAGCTGATTTTGTTCACGGTGATAGAAAAGATGGAAGAGTTGAGCACACAGCTAAAAATGGATTATGGTTTAACGATGAGGCTACAATTTCTCAATACTCTGTAGCACAAGTTCAAGAAGCATTTAAAGCAGATCCTTCTTTATTAATTAGAACTGAAAGAATCAATCCAGAGACAAAACAAAAAATTATTTTGTCTAGAGAAGAGAGTTTGGTTCAATTATCAAAAGCAACAGGAGTTGTAGAAGGAGCTAACTTAATACAAAACGAATATGGTAACCCAATTTTTGCAGATTTCTTCTTCTTTATTACAGGTTTCCACGGTTTCCACGTATTCTCTGGTATTGTATTAAACATTATCATTTTCTTCAATGTTGTGTTAGGAACATATGAGCGAAGAGGACATTATGAAATGGTAGAAAAAGTAGGTTTATATTGGCACTTTGTAGATTTAGTTTGGGTATTCGTATTCACATTCTTCTACTTAGTATAATCATAAAAATATTGTAAAATGGGTCACGCACACGAATCAAATACAAAAAGAATTTGGATTGTTTTAGCAATCTTATCTATTATAACAGCAGTAGAAGTAGTGTTAGGTATCTATAAGCCTAAAGGATTGTACTTAGGAGGCTTTTTAGGAACTAGCTGGTTAAACTGGATATTCATCATTTTAACAATTGCAAAAGCTTATTATATTGCTTGGGCATTCATGCACTTAGAAGGTGAAAAAAAATGGTTTAGACGTTCAGTTGTTTGGACAGCGGTTTTCTTAATTTGCTACTTAGTTACTTTAGTATTAATAGAAGGAAGCTATTTACATGAAACATTAGCACCACTTGTAAAATGGTAAGGTGTATATGAAATGATATAAGGTGGTGTTAAACCACCTTTTTTTTGCATATTACTAAACTTAAATTGAGATGAGTAAAAAACAAAAGTATATAGTACTATTCGCTTTATTTATTGTTCCGTTATTGTTTTATATTTTCTTACAATTAGGAACACATAATTTCGGAAAGCTTCCAATAGTTACAAAAGATGTGTTGGATGTTTCATTATTAGAAAAGAAACATACATTTAAAGGTAAAGTATCGGTAGTTGTGTTTGCTGGAAATGATGTTGCATTGGCAGAAGGTGAATTGTTTAACCTAAACGAAAAGGTGTACAAAAAGTTTTATGGGTATACCGATTTTCAAATGATTTGTTTGGTAACAAAGGAACAGGAAGAAGCAGTAGATAAATTCATAAAAAAGGTAAGTATTAACACGAATTTGGTTAAATGGAATTTTGTTTTTGCCTCTAAAGAAGAATTAAACGCGATATACGACAGCTTTAAAACAGGAGAACAATTGGATGCCAACGCACATGTTACAAAAGCTTATATTGTAGATAAGGAGAACAATTTACGCAGAGGAAAAACTACTATTAAGACAAATAAGGCACCAAGTACTTTTGGGTATAATATGAAGTCGGTAGCAGAACTTAAAAATGATATGCATGATGATGTAAAAGTAGTTTTGGCTGAATACAGTTTTGCTTTAAAAAAGAATAGGAGTGAGGACAGAAGAAAACTAAATATTTCAAATGAAAAAAAATAAATATTCATACGTAGGTATTTCCTTTATCGTATTGTTGTTTGGAATTTATTCAATCCCAAAAATTGTAAAGCACTTTCAAACTGCAGATTTATATAAGTTAAGTAAGGTGCCAGATTTTGAGTTTATCAATCAAAATGAAAAAACAATTACAAACAAAGATTTTGAAGGCAAAGTATATGTGGTAGAGTTTTTCTTTACAACTTGTCCTACGATTTGTCCAATAATGAATACCAAAATGGTCAATATTCAGAATGAGTTTATGGGGAATCCTAACTTTGGAATAGCCTCTTTTTCAATAACTCCTGAAATAGACACTCCGCAAGTTCTTAGAAATTATGCTAAGAGATATGGGATTAATCATGTTAATTGGCACTTGCTTACGGGAAAACCGGATGACGCGGTATTTGACTTGTCAAATGAAGGATTTAAACTACCTGTTGGTGTGGGAAGCCAGGATCATGGAGGTTTTTACCATTCAGGATTATTTGCTTTAGTTGATAAAGATGGTTATTTAAGATCTAGATATGACGAACATGGTAATCCTATTGGTTTTTACAGAGCTTTAGAAGAACACGGATTGTCAGATCAAATACAAGAGTTAAAAGAGGATATAAAACTTTTATTAAATGAGTAATAATTCAGTAGAAGAGAAAAAATACAAAAAGTTTATCTCAATTGTTTCAATTATAATTCCAGTAGCAGTGGCTGGGTTGTTTATGATTAATTTGAAAAGGTTAGGTTTTGATGTAGAGCCTTTACGCTTTTTACCACCAATTTATGCTTCAATAAATGGGTTAACAGCGGTTTTATTAGTGGCTGCTGTGGTGGCAATAAAGAAAGGAAATAGAAAATTGCACGAGCAATTAAATATGTTTGCTATTGTTTGTTCGGTGCTCTTTTTAGTGATGTATGTTGCCTATCATATGACCTCAGACTCGACTAAGTTTGGAGGAGAAGGAGTAATAAGATATGTGTACTACTTTATTTTGATTACCCATATTTTACTTTCTATAGTAGTGATCCCTTTTGTTTTATATACGTTTATGAGAGCACGCTTAGGTCAGTTTCCAGCTCATAAAAAAATAGCAAAAATCACATTTCCATTATGGTTGTATGTAGCCGTTACTGGTGTAATAGTGTATGTAATGATATCTCCGTATTATGTGTAAGAAACTTTTATTTGGGGTACTGTTATTTTGGTCGTTAAATATCTCATCTCAATGTGCTATGTGTAAGGCTGTAGTTGAGGGAGGGAATGAAACCATGGCAGAAGGAGTGAATGAAGGGATAACTTATTTAATGATATTTCCTTACATCCTTGTAGGGATTTTGTTTTACTTCATTTATAGGCATAATAAGAAGGCGAAAAATTAATTTACAAATTCTAGTAAATTAATTGTAACATATTGTAATTTTAGTCGTCATATAAAAACAAAATAAAAAAAAGATGTTCGATTGTGGACTGTAAAGTGTTCATAATCAAACATTTTTTAAGTTGATTTTTCTGTAATTGTTTTGTTTTTAAAGAATTACAGAGCGTTTCTTTTTTTGGAACGGCAATTGACAGACTTAAATGAACAAAAAAATATACGTCTTGAAAACAAAAATTGTACTACTAGCCACTTTATTTGCTTCATTAGCAGGGTTTTCTCAAAAACAATGGACTCTTAAAGAATGTGTGGATCATGCATTAAAAAACAACATAACTATTAAACAGAATAGATTAAGTGTTGATATTGCTAAATCAGATGTGAAGAATGCAAAAGGAAACTTTTTACCAACTTTAAATGCATCTACAGGAGGTAATTTAAACTTCGGTTCTACATTTGATCCTGTAACGAACGATAGGGTTTCTACCAGTACCTTTGGGGGATCTGCAAATTTAAGAGCAGGAATTACTGTTTTTAATGGTTACAGAAACTTAAATACATACAAACAAGCTAAGTTAGGAGTTGAATCAAGTAAACTTGATCTTGAAATTATTGAGAATGATATTTCATTAAGGGTTGTAAATACCTATTTAAGTGTATTATTTGCTAAAGAAAACCTAGAAGTAGCAAGAGTTCAGGCAGAAAATAGTAAAAAACAAATAGAAAGATCTCAAGCTCAGTTTGAAGCTGGAGCAATTCCTAAAGGAGATTTACTAAATGTACAATCTACTGCAGTAACAGACGCACAAAATTTAGTGACTCAAGAAAACAATTTAAACTTTACCTTATTACAATTGGCACAATTGCTACAGGTAGATTCGGAAGGTTTTGATGTTCAAAAGTTAGAAATAGACAAACCCTCGGTTGCTATTTTATATGATAACGCCGGAGTGGTTTACAAAAAAGCATTAGGAAATCGTCCTGAAATTGAAAAAGCAAAATTAGATATAAAGAATTCTGAATATGGAATCAATATAGCAAAGTCTGGTTACTTACCTACAGTATCTTTTTCTGGTAGTATTGGAAGTAATTATGGTTTTAATTTAGATTTACCAGCTGGTTTTTCTAATACGTCTCTTTTTACTCAGTTAGATAATAACTTGGGTTATGGTGTAGGATTTAGCGTTAATGTTCCAATTTTTAATGGGTTTAAAAATGACGCTAATGTGCAACGCTCAAAAATTAGCAAGTTAGTTTCTGAAACGAGGTTGGAAAATCAAAAATTACAACTGCGTCAAACAATTGAACAAGCATATTTAGACGCTAAAGCAGCGGCAAAGGCTTATGAGGCAGCTTCAATCTCTTTAGAAGCACAGAACGAAGCATTTAAAAATGCACAAGAAAGCTATAACTATGGAGCTATGACTCAGTTTGACTATGATCAAGTACGAAATAGATTAGTAAATGCAGAAGGAGCTGCAATTAGAGCAAAATATGATTACGTCTTTAAAACGAAAGTATTGAAGTTTTACTTCGGAGAATCTATTTTAGATTAATTTTAAAGCATAAAGTACAAATTTTAACCTCACCAATTTGGTGAGGTTTTTCTTTGTGTATCTTTGTCAAAAAAATAAGATAGGTGGCAACAATTCTTAATATTGAAACAGCAACAAAAAATTGTTCAGTGAGTATTGCTAAAGACGGAAATGTTTTGGCGTTAAAAGAACTTAATGATGGGAATTATTCGCATGCGGAGAAATTACATCCTTTTATTCAGGGTATCATTAAAGAAGCTTCTTTAAGTATGAAAGATATCGATGCAGTTGCTGTTAGCAAAGGGCCAGGGTCTTATACTGGACTAAGAATTGGTGTTTCGGCAGCAAAGGGCTTGTGTTTTGCTTTTGATAAGCCGTTAATTTCAATTGATACATTAACTTCCTTAGCGTACTCTATTGACGTTAAAGACGCTTTAATAGTACCTATGTTAGATGCACGTAGAATGGAGGTTTATGCAGCAGTTTATAATGAGAATTATCGTCAAATAAGAGAAATAAAAGCAGAGGTCATAGATGAAAATTCCTTTGCTGAATATTTAAAAGATCGGAAAGTGTATTTTCTTGGTGATGGTGCAGCAAAGTGCAAAGAAACAATAATACATAACAATGCTATTTTTATTGAAGGAAAATTTCCTTCAGCAAA
The sequence above is a segment of the Tenacibaculum sp. 190130A14a genome. Coding sequences within it:
- a CDS encoding TolC family protein, which encodes MKTKIVLLATLFASLAGFSQKQWTLKECVDHALKNNITIKQNRLSVDIAKSDVKNAKGNFLPTLNASTGGNLNFGSTFDPVTNDRVSTSTFGGSANLRAGITVFNGYRNLNTYKQAKLGVESSKLDLEIIENDISLRVVNTYLSVLFAKENLEVARVQAENSKKQIERSQAQFEAGAIPKGDLLNVQSTAVTDAQNLVTQENNLNFTLLQLAQLLQVDSEGFDVQKLEIDKPSVAILYDNAGVVYKKALGNRPEIEKAKLDIKNSEYGINIAKSGYLPTVSFSGSIGSNYGFNLDLPAGFSNTSLFTQLDNNLGYGVGFSVNVPIFNGFKNDANVQRSKISKLVSETRLENQKLQLRQTIEQAYLDAKAAAKAYEAASISLEAQNEAFKNAQESYNYGAMTQFDYDQVRNRLVNAEGAAIRAKYDYVFKTKVLKFYFGESILD
- the tsaB gene encoding tRNA (adenosine(37)-N6)-threonylcarbamoyltransferase complex dimerization subunit type 1 TsaB, coding for MATILNIETATKNCSVSIAKDGNVLALKELNDGNYSHAEKLHPFIQGIIKEASLSMKDIDAVAVSKGPGSYTGLRIGVSAAKGLCFAFDKPLISIDTLTSLAYSIDVKDALIVPMLDARRMEVYAAVYNENYRQIREIKAEVIDENSFAEYLKDRKVYFLGDGAAKCKETIIHNNAIFIEGKFPSAKEMAALSYDKYKKNDIEDVAYFEPFYLKDFVVTPEKKKV